The following proteins are encoded in a genomic region of Paenibacillus sp. FSL H3-0469:
- a CDS encoding ABC transporter ATP-binding protein, translated as MGPSGSGKTTLLNILSGIDRATSGEVIIDGQDITKLSNDQMALFRRERLGYVFQDFNLLDSLTLQENISLPLILDRRSPEEIEHRLGPLMALLSIAELKDKYPYHLSGGQKQRAAAARAVVNDPAVILADEPTGNLDSRSAHQLMEMLTSLNERLGSTILMVTHDPFAASFCRRVIFIRDGQLEFEIRTAGERKPFFDKILEAQSVLGGKPL; from the coding sequence ATGGGACCCAGCGGCAGCGGCAAAACCACTCTGCTGAATATTCTGTCCGGCATAGACCGGGCTACCTCCGGCGAAGTCATCATTGACGGGCAGGACATTACGAAGCTGTCGAACGATCAGATGGCTCTATTCAGGCGGGAGCGGCTCGGTTATGTGTTTCAGGATTTCAACCTGCTGGACAGTCTGACCCTTCAGGAGAATATCTCGCTGCCGCTGATTCTGGACCGCCGAAGCCCGGAGGAGATTGAGCACAGGCTGGGTCCGCTGATGGCGCTGCTCAGCATTGCGGAGCTGAAGGACAAGTACCCTTACCATCTCTCCGGCGGGCAGAAGCAGAGAGCCGCAGCCGCCCGGGCGGTAGTGAATGATCCGGCGGTGATTCTGGCGGATGAGCCTACGGGGAATCTGGACTCCCGATCCGCCCATCAACTGATGGAGATGCTGACCTCTCTCAATGAACGGCTGGGAAGCACCATTTTGATGGTGACGCATGATCCGTTTGCGGCGTCATTTTGCCGGAGGGTGATTTTTATCAGGGACGGGCAGCTTGAATTCGAGATCCGGACGGCCGGAGAGCGGAAGCCGTTCTTCGATAAAATTCTGGAGGCGCAAAGTGTGCTCGGAGGGAAGCCGTTATGA
- a CDS encoding sensor histidine kinase produces the protein MSWITQTFELLQLKKGMVLLYLLNTVILILFSYVFYGVDDILYPLGVSLFLLVVYLSVAVLRLYKFTDKLADSRLSPHLEINAADVADRLIFGTINEIHEEYNKRIYRLGSSAKERNRLFSQWIHNMKVSVSVIDLAAESGSEEALQDIREENGKLTRSLEECLNMLRLEEFPRDYRPEKVNLHRVVTKSVNAHKREFIYSGVYPKIAVDEHLEVYTDEKWCSFMLEQVLSNAVKYSLKGGTVTVTGLVKEGGTLLTVRDEGIGIDPEDVPRVFEPFFTGKNGRKYRSATGIGLYMVKYTADKLGHTVKLDSKRGIGTEFTFTFPTI, from the coding sequence ATGTCTTGGATCACGCAGACCTTTGAACTGCTGCAGCTCAAAAAAGGCATGGTTCTGCTCTATCTCCTGAATACAGTGATTCTTATCCTGTTTTCTTATGTTTTTTATGGTGTGGATGATATTCTGTATCCGCTCGGTGTAAGCTTGTTTCTGCTTGTGGTCTATCTGTCCGTTGCTGTCCTGCGGTTGTACAAATTCACGGATAAGCTTGCCGATTCACGGCTCAGCCCGCATCTTGAGATCAATGCTGCGGATGTGGCGGACAGGCTTATTTTTGGCACTATCAATGAAATTCATGAGGAGTATAACAAACGGATCTACCGGCTCGGCAGCTCGGCCAAGGAGCGGAACCGCTTGTTCTCCCAGTGGATTCACAATATGAAGGTCTCGGTGTCCGTCATTGATCTGGCGGCGGAGAGCGGGTCTGAAGAGGCCCTGCAGGATATCCGGGAAGAGAACGGGAAGCTGACGCGGAGCCTGGAGGAGTGCCTGAATATGCTGCGGCTGGAGGAGTTCCCGCGCGATTACAGACCGGAGAAGGTGAACCTGCACAGGGTGGTGACGAAATCGGTCAATGCGCACAAACGGGAGTTTATCTATTCGGGAGTGTATCCGAAGATTGCTGTGGACGAGCATCTGGAGGTCTATACGGATGAGAAATGGTGCAGCTTCATGCTGGAGCAGGTCCTCAGCAACGCCGTGAAGTATAGTCTGAAGGGCGGGACGGTAACTGTAACCGGTCTGGTCAAGGAGGGCGGAACGTTGCTTACCGTGAGGGACGAAGGCATAGGCATAGACCCTGAGGATGTGCCGCGGGTGTTTGAGCCCTTTTTTACAGGCAAGAATGGAAGGAAGTACCGCTCTGCTACCGGTATCGGCCTCTACATGGTGAAGTATACCGCAGACAAGCTTGGCCATACCGTCAAGCTGGATTCGAAGCGGGGGATAGGGACGGAGTTCACCTTTACTTTCCCCACAATATAA
- a CDS encoding response regulator transcription factor — MDKILIIEDDLKLQKYIQEYLLAYHFAVDTVSDFSRIIEQAERSRPQLILLDINLPTLDGFYYLKVLRKTMQVPIIILSARSDESEQIRGMEYGADDYVTKPFKIGILLAKINAVLRRAYRREEHNACTVGGLKLHTDTMKLEYKEQVIELSKNEFLLMQMFMKNAGGILSREELLEALWDEQTFVDDNTLTVNITRIKKKLSQYGLHQLITTKRGVGYVLDHADL; from the coding sequence ATGGATAAAATACTGATTATCGAGGATGACCTGAAGCTGCAGAAGTACATTCAGGAATACCTGCTGGCGTATCATTTCGCGGTGGATACGGTGAGTGATTTCAGCCGGATTATCGAACAGGCGGAGAGAAGCAGGCCGCAGCTGATTCTGCTGGACATTAATCTGCCGACCCTCGACGGCTTCTATTACCTGAAGGTGCTGCGCAAAACCATGCAGGTGCCGATTATCATCCTCTCCGCACGCAGCGATGAGAGTGAACAGATCCGCGGGATGGAATACGGGGCGGATGATTATGTGACCAAGCCCTTCAAGATCGGCATTCTGCTCGCCAAGATCAACGCAGTGTTGCGCCGGGCCTACCGTCGGGAAGAACACAATGCGTGTACAGTTGGCGGACTTAAGCTGCATACCGATACGATGAAGCTGGAGTATAAGGAGCAGGTTATTGAGCTAAGCAAGAATGAATTCCTGCTGATGCAGATGTTCATGAAGAATGCCGGCGGCATTCTCTCGCGGGAAGAGCTGCTGGAGGCACTGTGGGATGAGCAGACCTTCGTGGATGACAATACCCTAACCGTCAATATTACCCGGATCAAAAAGAAGCTGAGCCAGTACGGGCTCCATCAGTTGATTACGACCAAAAGGGGAGTGGGTTATGTCTTGGATCACGCAGACCTTTGA
- a CDS encoding LacI family DNA-binding transcriptional regulator translates to MSNLDQIAKLSGFSKATVSRVLNRSPHVSQATREIILKIMEELDYVPNGNAISLSRGETMQIGMVTEGINEVMLPFLNSFVETASRHGYQTIIYTSGGDPAKELQAFEDMRRKRVDALVISTCVNDQTLLGSFCKYGPIVSWQRMELPEIQSVAMNQYDGYMLGLEHLIEKGYTRIANAWGRPTSMNTSGRIQAYRDAARSYQLEVNPEWSQTGIHSIRQGEELIRRLLMSPGGHPNAILCANDMVAAGVLSEARRLKVKVPEELAVVGFDNTELAHTLGITSINNPIAAQAQNALHLILGKLKGIEAEQEPLGFQLVPRETT, encoded by the coding sequence ATGTCGAATCTGGATCAAATCGCTAAACTGTCGGGATTCTCCAAAGCTACGGTATCGAGAGTACTGAATCGTTCTCCCCATGTGAGCCAGGCAACGCGGGAGATCATCCTGAAGATCATGGAAGAGCTGGACTATGTGCCGAACGGCAATGCCATCTCCTTGTCCAGAGGGGAGACCATGCAGATCGGGATGGTGACGGAGGGGATCAACGAGGTGATGCTGCCTTTTCTGAACAGCTTCGTGGAGACTGCGAGCCGGCACGGATATCAGACGATTATCTATACCTCCGGGGGAGATCCGGCCAAAGAGCTGCAAGCCTTCGAGGATATGCGGCGCAAAAGAGTCGATGCGCTGGTCATCAGTACCTGCGTTAACGATCAGACGCTCCTGGGCTCCTTTTGCAAATACGGGCCGATTGTCTCCTGGCAGCGGATGGAGCTTCCTGAGATTCAGAGTGTAGCCATGAATCAATATGACGGATATATGCTCGGGCTTGAACATCTGATTGAAAAGGGTTATACGCGGATTGCCAATGCCTGGGGCCGGCCAACCAGCATGAATACCTCCGGGCGGATACAGGCGTACCGGGATGCTGCCCGCAGCTATCAGCTGGAGGTGAACCCGGAATGGTCGCAGACGGGCATTCACTCCATCCGGCAGGGCGAGGAGCTGATCCGCAGGCTGCTGATGAGTCCCGGGGGGCATCCGAACGCCATCCTCTGCGCCAATGATATGGTCGCGGCAGGGGTACTGAGCGAAGCCCGCAGACTGAAGGTGAAGGTGCCGGAGGAGCTGGCAGTGGTCGGCTTCGACAACACGGAGCTCGCCCATACGCTGGGGATCACCTCAATTAATAATCCGATTGCCGCCCAGGCACAGAACGCGCTGCATCTGATTCTCGGCAAGCTGAAGGGGATAGAGGCAGAGCAGGAGCCGCTGGGGTTTCAGCTGGTGCCGAGGGAGACGACGTAA
- a CDS encoding glycoside hydrolase family 1 protein has translation MNTPFPEGFLWGGAVAANQLEGAYNEDGKGLSTQDVAPQGIKGPITEVPTEDNMKLVGIDFYHRYKEDIKLFAEMGFKVFRTSIAWSRIFPNGDELEPNEQGLQFYDDLFDECHKYGIEPLVTLSHYETPLHLSKQYDGWVNRQLVDFYERYARTVFTRYKNKVKYWLTFNEINSILHEPFMSGGIYTPKEQLSKQDLYQAIHHELVASATAVKIGHEINPQAQIGCMILSMPTYPLTPNPDDVIAAMKSEHMNYFFGDVHARGVYPGYMKRYFRENGIEIHMEPGDADILKHTVDFISFSYYVSICETGDPSKRTQEGNLFSGAANPYLKASEWGWQIDPQGLRYVLNMFYDRYQKPLFIVENGLGAKDELITGEDGLPTVNDDYRIEYLNDHLVQVGEALEDGVEIMGYTSWGCIDLVSASTAQLSKRYGFIYVDRHDDNTGTLERYRKKSFHWYKDVIATNGQSLRRSGE, from the coding sequence ATGAATACACCATTTCCTGAAGGCTTCCTGTGGGGCGGCGCAGTTGCTGCGAACCAGCTCGAAGGCGCATACAACGAGGACGGCAAAGGCCTGTCCACCCAGGACGTAGCTCCGCAAGGAATCAAGGGCCCCATCACCGAGGTGCCTACCGAAGATAATATGAAGCTGGTCGGCATCGACTTTTACCACCGGTACAAGGAAGATATCAAGCTTTTTGCCGAAATGGGCTTCAAGGTCTTCCGCACCTCGATCGCCTGGTCCCGGATCTTCCCGAACGGTGACGAGCTGGAGCCTAATGAGCAAGGCCTGCAATTCTACGACGACCTGTTCGATGAATGTCACAAATACGGCATCGAGCCGCTCGTGACCCTCTCCCACTACGAAACTCCGCTGCACTTGTCCAAGCAGTATGACGGCTGGGTGAACCGGCAATTAGTCGACTTCTATGAACGGTATGCCAGAACGGTATTCACCCGCTACAAGAATAAAGTGAAGTATTGGCTGACCTTCAACGAGATCAACTCCATCCTGCACGAGCCGTTCATGAGCGGCGGGATCTATACACCGAAGGAGCAGCTCAGCAAGCAGGATCTGTATCAGGCCATTCATCACGAGCTGGTCGCAAGTGCCACAGCAGTCAAAATCGGACATGAGATCAATCCGCAGGCCCAGATCGGCTGCATGATCCTAAGCATGCCAACGTATCCGCTAACGCCTAACCCGGACGATGTCATTGCGGCTATGAAGTCTGAGCATATGAACTACTTCTTCGGGGATGTACATGCGAGAGGTGTATACCCTGGATATATGAAACGTTACTTCAGAGAGAACGGCATTGAGATCCACATGGAGCCTGGAGATGCGGACATCCTCAAGCATACCGTTGACTTTATCTCATTCAGCTACTATGTGAGCATCTGTGAGACTGGAGACCCCAGCAAACGCACACAGGAAGGCAACCTGTTCAGCGGTGCGGCCAATCCATACCTGAAGGCCTCCGAATGGGGCTGGCAGATTGACCCGCAGGGTCTGCGCTATGTGCTCAATATGTTCTATGACCGTTACCAGAAGCCGCTGTTTATTGTGGAGAATGGACTCGGGGCCAAGGATGAGCTGATTACCGGCGAAGACGGCCTGCCGACCGTTAATGACGACTACCGGATTGAATATCTGAATGACCATCTGGTGCAGGTAGGCGAAGCCTTGGAGGATGGTGTTGAGATTATGGGCTACACTTCATGGGGCTGCATTGACCTGGTCAGCGCCTCCACCGCACAGCTCAGTAAGCGCTATGGCTTCATCTACGTAGACCGCCACGACGATAATACCGGAACCCTGGAGCGCTACCGTAAGAAGTCGTTCCACTGGTACAAGGATGTTATTGCTACCAATGGACAGAGCCTGCGGCGCTCAGGCGAATAG